Proteins encoded by one window of Corallococcus exiguus:
- a CDS encoding ArsA family ATPase, whose product MLESLWSRRAVLVSGKGGVGKTTLSATLAVAAARAGRPVLLAELSPDEGGPSTLSGLVGAKEAGPRVVPVGPNLSFVRLSAQEGHRLFLEETLPVKWLAEAALRSRALRRFLEAGPALKEMGLMFQLLALLRLTHPDGRRVHPLTVVDLPATGHALALATLPRSILSLMPGGPVGRAVREGLDLLQDPARTGVVLTTLPEPLPVSETLALVGELKEVGLPLSAAVLNRMPEDPFTPESRAALERLLETHGPHRGQRALERLERARLARQRLAAGVSVPYWGLPELALTGVALVERLAELLESTLEGAASHGGREATP is encoded by the coding sequence GTGCTGGAGTCCTTGTGGAGCAGACGCGCCGTGCTCGTGTCGGGCAAGGGCGGCGTGGGCAAGACGACGCTCTCCGCGACGCTGGCGGTGGCGGCGGCGCGCGCGGGCCGGCCGGTGCTGCTGGCGGAGCTGTCCCCGGACGAGGGCGGCCCGTCCACGCTCTCGGGGCTGGTGGGCGCGAAGGAGGCCGGGCCGCGCGTGGTGCCGGTGGGGCCGAACCTGTCCTTCGTGCGGCTGTCCGCGCAGGAGGGCCACCGGCTCTTCCTGGAGGAGACGCTGCCCGTGAAGTGGCTGGCGGAGGCCGCGCTGCGCTCGCGGGCGCTGCGGCGCTTCCTGGAGGCGGGCCCCGCGCTCAAGGAGATGGGGCTGATGTTCCAGCTGCTGGCGCTCCTGCGCCTCACGCACCCGGACGGCCGCAGGGTGCACCCGCTCACGGTGGTGGACCTGCCCGCCACGGGCCACGCGCTGGCGTTGGCCACGCTGCCCCGGAGCATCCTGTCGCTGATGCCGGGCGGTCCCGTGGGCCGCGCGGTGCGTGAAGGGCTGGACCTGCTCCAGGACCCCGCGCGCACGGGCGTGGTGCTCACCACGCTGCCGGAGCCCCTGCCGGTGAGCGAGACGCTGGCGCTGGTGGGCGAGCTCAAGGAAGTGGGCCTGCCCCTGTCCGCCGCGGTGCTCAACCGCATGCCGGAGGACCCCTTCACGCCGGAGTCTCGCGCGGCGCTGGAGCGGCTGCTGGAGACGCACGGGCCGCACCGGGGGCAGCGGGCGCTGGAGCGGCTGGAGCGCGCGCGGCTGGCCCGGCAGCGGCTGGCGGCGGGCGTGAGCGTGCCCTACTGGGGGCTGCCGGAGCTGGCGCTGACGGGCGTGGCGCTGGTGGAGCGGCTGGCGGAGCTCCTGGAGTCCACACTCGAAGGAGCCGCGTCCCACGGCGGCCGGGAGGCCACGCCATGA